One stretch of Brachyhypopomus gauderio isolate BG-103 chromosome 8, BGAUD_0.2, whole genome shotgun sequence DNA includes these proteins:
- the smarca4b gene encoding SWI/SNF-related matrix-associated actin-dependent regulator of chromatin subfamily A member 4 isoform X1, whose amino-acid sequence MSTPDPPLGGTPRPGPSPGPGPSPGAMMGPGPSPGPSHSMMGPSPGPPTTSGHALPQQGPSGYTQQEGVHQMHKPLEGMHEKNMGEEARFGQMKGVPLRSGGHAGMGPPPSPMDQHSQGYPSPLGSSDHVSSPPSAPLPPSSTSSTPLEGADSQQSRPGTQSGGSGSGSSTPGSSSNPTPFNQNQLHQLRAQIMAYKMLARGQPLPDHLQMAVQGKRPMPGMQQQGQAMSSLPPGGGGGPSVGPGPMGPNYNRGHVCAGCSAGLTGPNLPPPGPSGVPPGMQGPPANGPPKTWPEGPVVNAATPSNAPQKLIPPQPTGRPSPAPPSVPPAASPVMPPQTQSPGHPSHPAQATPMIPLHQKQNRITPIQKPCGLDPVEILQEREYRLEARITHRIQELENLPGSLAGDLRTKATIELKALRLLNFQRQLRQEVVVCMRRDTALETALDAKAYKRSKRQSLREARITEKLEKQQKIEQERKRRQKHQEYLNSILQHAKDFKEYHRSISGKIQKLTKAVATYHANTEREQKKENERIEKERMRRLMAEDEEGYRKLIDQKKDKRLAYLLQQTDEYVASLTELVRAHKAVQALKEKKKKKKKKKKKLENAEGQAVALGPDGEPLDETSQMSDLPVKVIHVDSGKILTGVDAPKAGQLDTWLEMNPGYEVAPRSDSEDTGTEEEEEEEEEQLQPSQAPVEEKKKIPDPDSEDVSEVDARHIIEHAKQDVDDEYGGAAFLCGLQSYYSVAHAVTERVDRQSSLLINGQLKQYQIKGLEWLVSLYNNNLNGILADEMGLGKTIQTIALITYLMEYKRLNGPYLIIVPLSTLSNWVYEFDKWAPSVVKVSYKGSPAARRAFVPQLRSGKFNVLLTTYEYIIKDKQVLAKIRWKYMIVDEGHRMKNHHCKLTQVLNTHYLAPRRVLLTGTPLQNKLPELWALLNFLLPTIFKSCSTFEQWFNAPFAMTGEKVDLNEEETILIIRRLHKVLRPFLLRRLKKEVEAQLPEKVEYVIKCDMSALQRVLYRHMQAKGVLLTDGSEKDKKGKGGTKTLMNTIMQLRKICNHPYMFQQIEESFSEHLGFSGGIVQGPDLYRASGKFEVLDRILPKLRATNHKVLLFCQMTSLMTIMEDYFAYRNFKYLRLDGTTKAEDRGMLLKTFNDPESQYFIFLLSTRAGGLGLNLQSADTVVIFDSDWNPHQDLQAQDRAHRIGQQNEVRVLRLCTVNSVEEKILAAAKYKLNVDQKVIQAGMFDQKSSSHERRAFLQAILEHEEQDEEEDEVPDDETVNQMIARSEEEFDHFMRMDLDRRREEARNPKRKPRLMEEDELPTWIMKDDAEVERLTCEEEEEKMFGRGSRQRKEVDYSDSLTEKQWLKAIEEGTLEEIEEEVRHKKTTRKRKRDRDPDTGPSTSGTRGGRDKNEDSKRQKKRGRPPAEKLTPNPPSLTKKMKKIVDAVIKYKESSNGRQLSEVFIQLPSRKELPEYYELIRKPVDFRKIKERIRSHRYRSLNDLERDVMLLCQNAQTFNLEGSLIYEDSIVLQSVFTSLRQKIEKEEESDGDDTEEEDEEQDEGSESESRSVKVKIKLGRKDRSVERGKGRRKGGRARAKPVVSDDDTEEEQEEERSNSASEEDQG is encoded by the exons ATGTCCACCCCAGATCCTCCGTTAGGGGGGACCCCACGGCCTGGGCCTTCTCCAGGACCGGGGCCGTCTCCTGGGGCGATGATGGGGCCAGGGCCCTCCCCCGGACCTTCCCATAGCATGATGGGCCCAAGTCCTGGTCCTCCCACCACATCTGGACACGCCCTCCCACAGCAGGGACCATCTGGATACACACAGCAAGAGGGAGTGCACCAAATGCACAAG CCTCTGGAGGGCATGCATGAGAAGAACATGGGAGAAGAAGCTCGTTTTGGTCAGATGAAGGGAGTGCCATTGAGATCAGGAGGGCATGCCGGCATGGGGCCCCCACCGAGCCCCATGGACCAACACTCCCAAG GCTACCCCTCTCCCCTGGGGTCCTCCGATCACGTCTCCAGCCCTCCTTCTGCTCCTCTGccgccctcctccacctcctccacacctctaGAGGGCGCCGACTCTCAGCAAAGCCGACCTGGCACCCAGAGTGGAGGGTCCGGCTCGGGGAGCAGCACCCCAGGATCCTCCAGCAACCCGACTCCCTTTAACCAGAACCAGCTGCACCAGCTGAGGGCACAGATCATGGCGTACAAGATGCTGGCGCGTGGGCAGCCTCTCCCCGACCACCTGCAGATGGCGGTGCAGGGCAAACGCCCCATGCCAGGTATGCAGCAGCAGGGCCAGGCCATGTCAagtctgccccctggtggaggaggggggcctAGTGTGGGCCCAGGACCCATGGGCCCCAACTATAACAGAGGCCATG TGTGTGCCGGCTGCTCTGCAGGGTTGACGGGCCCCAACCTGCCCCCACCGGGCCCGTCCGGAGTGCCCCCAGGCATGCAGGGCCCCCCTGCCAACGGGCCCCCCAAAACCTGGCCCGAAG GTCCAGTGGTGAACGCAGCGACCCCATCCAACGCCCCTCAGAAGCTGATCCCGCCCCAGCCCACGGgccgcccctcccccgctcccCCCTCGGTGCCCCCAGCGGCCTCCCCAGTCATGCCTCCCCAGACGCAGTCGCCGGGCCACCCCAGCCACCCGGCCCAGGCCACTCCCATGATCCCGTTGCATCAGAAACAGAACCGCATCACTCCCATTCAGAAGCCCTGCGGTCTGGATCCCGTGGAGATCCTGCAGGAGAGAGAGTATCG gctTGAAGCACGTATAACGCACCGCATCCAGGAGTTGGAGAACCTTCCGGGCTCTCTAGCAGGAGATCTACGCACCAAAGCCACCATAGAGCTCAAAGCCCTCAGACTGCTGAACTTCCAAAGACAG cTCCGTCAGGAGGTGGTGGTATGCATGCGGCGTGACACGGCCCTCGAGACTGCTCTGGATGCCAAGGCCTACAAGCGCAGTAAGAGACAGTCTCTTCGAGAGGCTCGTATCACAGAGAAACTGGAGAAACAGCAAAAGATCGAGCAGGAGCGCAAACGCCGGCAGAAACACCAG GAATATCTGAACAGCATCCTGCAGCATGCTAAAGACTTTAAGGAGTATCACCGGTCCATCAGTGGAAAGATCCAGAAACTAACCAAAGCCGTGGCAACCTACCACGCCAACACGGAGAGGGAGCAGAAGAAAGAGAACGAGCGCATCGAGaaggagaggatgaggaggcTGATG GCAGAGGACGAGGAGGGCTACCGAAAGCTGATTGACCAGAAGAAGGACAAGCGACTGGCCTACCTGCTGCAGCAGACCGACGAGTACGTGGCCAGCCTGACCGAGCTGGTGCGCGCCCACAAGGCCGTGCAGGCGctcaaggagaagaagaagaagaagaagaaaaagaagaagaagttgGAGAATGCGGAGGGGCAGGCCGTGGCGCTGGGGCCGGACGGAGAG CCGCTGGATGAGACGAGTCAGATGAGTGACCTTCCGGTGAAGGTAATCCACGTGGACAGTGGGAAGATCCTGACAGGGGTGGACGCTCCCAAAGCAGGACAGCTGGACACCTGGCTGGAGATGAACCCTGG atatGAGGTGGCTCCAAGATCAGACAGTGAGGATACAgggactgaggaagaggag gaggaagaggaggagcagctGCAGCCATCTCAGGCTCctgtggaggagaagaagaagattcCAGATCCTGATAGTGAGGATGTATCGGAGGTGGATGCCCGCCACATCATCGA ACATGCGAAGCAGGATGTGGATGATGAGTACGGGGGTGCGGCGTTCTTGTGTGGGCTGCAGTCCTACTACTCTGTAGCTCACGCCGTCACTGAGAGGGTTGATAGACAGTCTTCCCTGCTGATCAACGGCCAGCTCAAACAGTACCAG ATCAAGGGCTTGGAGTGGTTGGTGTCTctgtataataataatctgaATGGAATTCTGGCTGATGAGATGGGATTAGGGAAGACCATTCAGACCATCGCGCTCATCACCTACCTCATGGAGTACAAACGCCTCAACGGCCCCTATCTCATCATCGTCCCGCTCTC GACTCTCTCGAACTGGGTGTATGAGTTTGACAAATGGGCACCGTCTGTGGTGAAAGTCTCTTACAAG ggctcCCCCGCAGCTCGGCGAGCATTCGTGCCCCAGCTGCGCAGTGGCAAGTTCAACGTCCTCCTCACCACCTACGAGTACATCATCAAAGACAAGCAGGTGCTAGCCAAA ATCCGTTGGAAGTACATGATCGTGGACGAGGGCCACAGGATGAAGAACCACCACTGCAAGCTGACGCAGGTGTTGAACACGCACTACCTGGCGCCCCGGCGGGTACTGCTCACGGGCACACCGCTGCAGAACAAACTACCCGAGCTCTGGGCCCTGCTCAACTTCCTGCTGCCCACCATCTTCAAGAGCTGCAGCACCTTCGAGCAGTGGTTCAACGCGCCCTTCGCCATGACCGGGGAGAAG gTGGACCTGAACGAGGAGGAGACCATCCTGATCATTCGGCGTCTGCACAAAGTGCTCCGCCCCTTCCTGTTACGTAGGCTGAAGAAGGAAGTGGAAGCTCAGCTTCCTGAGAAG GTGGAGTATGTGATCAAGTGTGACATGTCAGCACTGCAGAGAGTTCTGTATAGACATATGCAGGCCAAAGGCGTTCTGCTCACCGACGGATCGGAGAAAGACAAGAAG ggtAAGGGTGGCACTAAAACTCTGATGAACACCATCATGCAGCTGAGGAAGATCTGTAATCATCCCTACATGTTCCAGCAGATCGAG GAGTCCTTCTCAGAGCACCTGGGGTTTTCTGGGGGTATAGTTCAAGG TCCTGACCTGTACCGAGCATCTGGAAAGTTTGAGGTGCTGGACCGAATTCTTCCCAAACTCCGAGCGACCAATCATAAAGTGTTGCTCTTCTGCCAGATGACATCATTAATGACCATTATGGAAGACTACTTCGCCTACCGCAACTTTAAATACCTGCGTCTGGATG GCACCACCAAGGCGGAGGACCGAGGTATGCTGCTAAAGACCTTCAACGACCCAGAGTCGCAGTACTTCATCTTCCTGCTCAGCACCAGGGCGGGCGGGCTGGGCCTCAACCTGCAGAGTGCCGACACGGTGGTCATCTTCGACAGCGACTGGAACCCGCACCAG GACCTGCAGGCCCAGGACCGAGCGCATCGTATCGGTCAGCAGAACGAAGTGCGTGTGCTCCGCTTGTGCACGGTGAACAGCGTGGAGGAGAAGATTCTGGCCGCTGCCAAGTACAAGCTGAACGTGGACCAGAAGGTCATCCAGGCGGGCATGTTCGACCAGAAGTCCTCCAGCCACGAGCGGCGGGCGTTCCTGCAGGCCATCCTGGAGCACGAGGAGCAGGACGAG GAGGAGGATGAAGTTCCAGATGATGAGACTGTGAACCAGATGATTGCACGGAGTGAAGAGGAATTTGATCACTTCATG CGGATGGACCTGGACCGTCGCCGTGAGGAGGCACGGAACCCGAAACGCAAACCTCGCCTGATGGAGGAAGACGAGCTGCCCACCTGGATCATGAAGGACGACGCAGAGGTGGAGCGCCTCACctgcgaggaagaggaggagaagatgTTCGGCCGCGGCTCGCGGCAGAGGAAGGAGGTGGACTACAGCGACTCGCTCACCGAGAAACAGTGGCTCAAG gCGATAGAGGAGGGCACCTTGGAAGAGATCGAGGAGGAAGTACGGCACAAAAAGACGACCCGGAAGAGGAAGCGGGACCGCGACCCCGACACGGGGCCGTCTACATCTGGGACCCGTGGGGGGAGGGACAAAAATGAGGACAGTAAAAGACAGAAGAAGAGGGGACGGCCCCCGGCCGAGAAGCTGACCCCCAACCCCCCGTCCCTGAccaagaaaatgaaaaagattgtGGATGCTGTCATCAAATACAAAGAGAG CAGTAATGGCCGGCAGCTGAGCGAGGTGTTCATTCAGCTCCCGTCTCGCAAGGAGCTTCCTGAGTACTACGAGCTGATCCGCAAGCCCGTCGACTTCCGCAAGATCAAG GAGCGTATCCGTAGCCACCGCTACCGCAGTTTGAATGATCTGGAGAGAGACGTGATGCTTCTGTGTCAGAACGCCCAGACTTTCAACCTGGAGGGCTCTCTg atttATGAGGACTCCATCGTACTGCAGTCAGTGTTCACCAGCCTGCGGCAGAAGAttgagaaagaggaggagagcgatGGAGACGAcactgaggaagaggacgaggaaCAGGACGAAGGCTCTGAGTCTGAAT cgcGTTCTGTGAAGGTGAAGATTAAACTCGGCCGGAAGGACCGCAGTGTGGAGAGGGGCAAGGGCAGGAGGAAGGGGGGAAGAGCTAGAGCCAAACCTGTGGTCAGCGACGACGATACCGAGGAAGAGCAAGAGGAg GAGCGCTCAAACAGTGCCAGTGAGGAAGACCAGGGATGA
- the smarca4b gene encoding SWI/SNF-related matrix-associated actin-dependent regulator of chromatin subfamily A member 4 isoform X5, protein MSTPDPPLGGTPRPGPSPGPGPSPGAMMGPGPSPGPSHSMMGPSPGPPTTSGHALPQQGPSGYTQQEGVHQMHKPLEGMHEKNMGEEARFGQMKGVPLRSGGHAGMGPPPSPMDQHSQGYPSPLGSSDHVSSPPSAPLPPSSTSSTPLEGADSQQSRPGTQSGGSGSGSSTPGSSSNPTPFNQNQLHQLRAQIMAYKMLARGQPLPDHLQMAVQGKRPMPGLTGPNLPPPGPSGVPPGMQGPPANGPPKTWPEGPVVNAATPSNAPQKLIPPQPTGRPSPAPPSVPPAASPVMPPQTQSPGHPSHPAQATPMIPLHQKQNRITPIQKPCGLDPVEILQEREYRLEARITHRIQELENLPGSLAGDLRTKATIELKALRLLNFQRQLRQEVVVCMRRDTALETALDAKAYKRSKRQSLREARITEKLEKQQKIEQERKRRQKHQEYLNSILQHAKDFKEYHRSISGKIQKLTKAVATYHANTEREQKKENERIEKERMRRLMAEDEEGYRKLIDQKKDKRLAYLLQQTDEYVASLTELVRAHKAVQALKEKKKKKKKKKKKLENAEGQAVALGPDGEPLDETSQMSDLPVKVIHVDSGKILTGVDAPKAGQLDTWLEMNPGYEVAPRSDSEDTGTEEEEEEEEEQLQPSQAPVEEKKKIPDPDSEDVSEVDARHIIEHAKQDVDDEYGGAAFLCGLQSYYSVAHAVTERVDRQSSLLINGQLKQYQIKGLEWLVSLYNNNLNGILADEMGLGKTIQTIALITYLMEYKRLNGPYLIIVPLSTLSNWVYEFDKWAPSVVKVSYKGSPAARRAFVPQLRSGKFNVLLTTYEYIIKDKQVLAKIRWKYMIVDEGHRMKNHHCKLTQVLNTHYLAPRRVLLTGTPLQNKLPELWALLNFLLPTIFKSCSTFEQWFNAPFAMTGEKVDLNEEETILIIRRLHKVLRPFLLRRLKKEVEAQLPEKVEYVIKCDMSALQRVLYRHMQAKGVLLTDGSEKDKKGKGGTKTLMNTIMQLRKICNHPYMFQQIEESFSEHLGFSGGIVQGPDLYRASGKFEVLDRILPKLRATNHKVLLFCQMTSLMTIMEDYFAYRNFKYLRLDGTTKAEDRGMLLKTFNDPESQYFIFLLSTRAGGLGLNLQSADTVVIFDSDWNPHQDLQAQDRAHRIGQQNEVRVLRLCTVNSVEEKILAAAKYKLNVDQKVIQAGMFDQKSSSHERRAFLQAILEHEEQDEEEDEVPDDETVNQMIARSEEEFDHFMRMDLDRRREEARNPKRKPRLMEEDELPTWIMKDDAEVERLTCEEEEEKMFGRGSRQRKEVDYSDSLTEKQWLKAIEEGTLEEIEEEVRHKKTTRKRKRDRDPDTGPSTSGTRGGRDKNEDSKRQKKRGRPPAEKLTPNPPSLTKKMKKIVDAVIKYKESSNGRQLSEVFIQLPSRKELPEYYELIRKPVDFRKIKERIRSHRYRSLNDLERDVMLLCQNAQTFNLEGSLIYEDSIVLQSVFTSLRQKIEKEEESDGDDTEEEDEEQDEGSESESRSVKVKIKLGRKDRSVERGKGRRKGGRARAKPVVSDDDTEEEQEEERSNSASEEDQG, encoded by the exons ATGTCCACCCCAGATCCTCCGTTAGGGGGGACCCCACGGCCTGGGCCTTCTCCAGGACCGGGGCCGTCTCCTGGGGCGATGATGGGGCCAGGGCCCTCCCCCGGACCTTCCCATAGCATGATGGGCCCAAGTCCTGGTCCTCCCACCACATCTGGACACGCCCTCCCACAGCAGGGACCATCTGGATACACACAGCAAGAGGGAGTGCACCAAATGCACAAG CCTCTGGAGGGCATGCATGAGAAGAACATGGGAGAAGAAGCTCGTTTTGGTCAGATGAAGGGAGTGCCATTGAGATCAGGAGGGCATGCCGGCATGGGGCCCCCACCGAGCCCCATGGACCAACACTCCCAAG GCTACCCCTCTCCCCTGGGGTCCTCCGATCACGTCTCCAGCCCTCCTTCTGCTCCTCTGccgccctcctccacctcctccacacctctaGAGGGCGCCGACTCTCAGCAAAGCCGACCTGGCACCCAGAGTGGAGGGTCCGGCTCGGGGAGCAGCACCCCAGGATCCTCCAGCAACCCGACTCCCTTTAACCAGAACCAGCTGCACCAGCTGAGGGCACAGATCATGGCGTACAAGATGCTGGCGCGTGGGCAGCCTCTCCCCGACCACCTGCAGATGGCGGTGCAGGGCAAACGCCCCATGCCAG GGTTGACGGGCCCCAACCTGCCCCCACCGGGCCCGTCCGGAGTGCCCCCAGGCATGCAGGGCCCCCCTGCCAACGGGCCCCCCAAAACCTGGCCCGAAG GTCCAGTGGTGAACGCAGCGACCCCATCCAACGCCCCTCAGAAGCTGATCCCGCCCCAGCCCACGGgccgcccctcccccgctcccCCCTCGGTGCCCCCAGCGGCCTCCCCAGTCATGCCTCCCCAGACGCAGTCGCCGGGCCACCCCAGCCACCCGGCCCAGGCCACTCCCATGATCCCGTTGCATCAGAAACAGAACCGCATCACTCCCATTCAGAAGCCCTGCGGTCTGGATCCCGTGGAGATCCTGCAGGAGAGAGAGTATCG gctTGAAGCACGTATAACGCACCGCATCCAGGAGTTGGAGAACCTTCCGGGCTCTCTAGCAGGAGATCTACGCACCAAAGCCACCATAGAGCTCAAAGCCCTCAGACTGCTGAACTTCCAAAGACAG cTCCGTCAGGAGGTGGTGGTATGCATGCGGCGTGACACGGCCCTCGAGACTGCTCTGGATGCCAAGGCCTACAAGCGCAGTAAGAGACAGTCTCTTCGAGAGGCTCGTATCACAGAGAAACTGGAGAAACAGCAAAAGATCGAGCAGGAGCGCAAACGCCGGCAGAAACACCAG GAATATCTGAACAGCATCCTGCAGCATGCTAAAGACTTTAAGGAGTATCACCGGTCCATCAGTGGAAAGATCCAGAAACTAACCAAAGCCGTGGCAACCTACCACGCCAACACGGAGAGGGAGCAGAAGAAAGAGAACGAGCGCATCGAGaaggagaggatgaggaggcTGATG GCAGAGGACGAGGAGGGCTACCGAAAGCTGATTGACCAGAAGAAGGACAAGCGACTGGCCTACCTGCTGCAGCAGACCGACGAGTACGTGGCCAGCCTGACCGAGCTGGTGCGCGCCCACAAGGCCGTGCAGGCGctcaaggagaagaagaagaagaagaagaaaaagaagaagaagttgGAGAATGCGGAGGGGCAGGCCGTGGCGCTGGGGCCGGACGGAGAG CCGCTGGATGAGACGAGTCAGATGAGTGACCTTCCGGTGAAGGTAATCCACGTGGACAGTGGGAAGATCCTGACAGGGGTGGACGCTCCCAAAGCAGGACAGCTGGACACCTGGCTGGAGATGAACCCTGG atatGAGGTGGCTCCAAGATCAGACAGTGAGGATACAgggactgaggaagaggag gaggaagaggaggagcagctGCAGCCATCTCAGGCTCctgtggaggagaagaagaagattcCAGATCCTGATAGTGAGGATGTATCGGAGGTGGATGCCCGCCACATCATCGA ACATGCGAAGCAGGATGTGGATGATGAGTACGGGGGTGCGGCGTTCTTGTGTGGGCTGCAGTCCTACTACTCTGTAGCTCACGCCGTCACTGAGAGGGTTGATAGACAGTCTTCCCTGCTGATCAACGGCCAGCTCAAACAGTACCAG ATCAAGGGCTTGGAGTGGTTGGTGTCTctgtataataataatctgaATGGAATTCTGGCTGATGAGATGGGATTAGGGAAGACCATTCAGACCATCGCGCTCATCACCTACCTCATGGAGTACAAACGCCTCAACGGCCCCTATCTCATCATCGTCCCGCTCTC GACTCTCTCGAACTGGGTGTATGAGTTTGACAAATGGGCACCGTCTGTGGTGAAAGTCTCTTACAAG ggctcCCCCGCAGCTCGGCGAGCATTCGTGCCCCAGCTGCGCAGTGGCAAGTTCAACGTCCTCCTCACCACCTACGAGTACATCATCAAAGACAAGCAGGTGCTAGCCAAA ATCCGTTGGAAGTACATGATCGTGGACGAGGGCCACAGGATGAAGAACCACCACTGCAAGCTGACGCAGGTGTTGAACACGCACTACCTGGCGCCCCGGCGGGTACTGCTCACGGGCACACCGCTGCAGAACAAACTACCCGAGCTCTGGGCCCTGCTCAACTTCCTGCTGCCCACCATCTTCAAGAGCTGCAGCACCTTCGAGCAGTGGTTCAACGCGCCCTTCGCCATGACCGGGGAGAAG gTGGACCTGAACGAGGAGGAGACCATCCTGATCATTCGGCGTCTGCACAAAGTGCTCCGCCCCTTCCTGTTACGTAGGCTGAAGAAGGAAGTGGAAGCTCAGCTTCCTGAGAAG GTGGAGTATGTGATCAAGTGTGACATGTCAGCACTGCAGAGAGTTCTGTATAGACATATGCAGGCCAAAGGCGTTCTGCTCACCGACGGATCGGAGAAAGACAAGAAG ggtAAGGGTGGCACTAAAACTCTGATGAACACCATCATGCAGCTGAGGAAGATCTGTAATCATCCCTACATGTTCCAGCAGATCGAG GAGTCCTTCTCAGAGCACCTGGGGTTTTCTGGGGGTATAGTTCAAGG TCCTGACCTGTACCGAGCATCTGGAAAGTTTGAGGTGCTGGACCGAATTCTTCCCAAACTCCGAGCGACCAATCATAAAGTGTTGCTCTTCTGCCAGATGACATCATTAATGACCATTATGGAAGACTACTTCGCCTACCGCAACTTTAAATACCTGCGTCTGGATG GCACCACCAAGGCGGAGGACCGAGGTATGCTGCTAAAGACCTTCAACGACCCAGAGTCGCAGTACTTCATCTTCCTGCTCAGCACCAGGGCGGGCGGGCTGGGCCTCAACCTGCAGAGTGCCGACACGGTGGTCATCTTCGACAGCGACTGGAACCCGCACCAG GACCTGCAGGCCCAGGACCGAGCGCATCGTATCGGTCAGCAGAACGAAGTGCGTGTGCTCCGCTTGTGCACGGTGAACAGCGTGGAGGAGAAGATTCTGGCCGCTGCCAAGTACAAGCTGAACGTGGACCAGAAGGTCATCCAGGCGGGCATGTTCGACCAGAAGTCCTCCAGCCACGAGCGGCGGGCGTTCCTGCAGGCCATCCTGGAGCACGAGGAGCAGGACGAG GAGGAGGATGAAGTTCCAGATGATGAGACTGTGAACCAGATGATTGCACGGAGTGAAGAGGAATTTGATCACTTCATG CGGATGGACCTGGACCGTCGCCGTGAGGAGGCACGGAACCCGAAACGCAAACCTCGCCTGATGGAGGAAGACGAGCTGCCCACCTGGATCATGAAGGACGACGCAGAGGTGGAGCGCCTCACctgcgaggaagaggaggagaagatgTTCGGCCGCGGCTCGCGGCAGAGGAAGGAGGTGGACTACAGCGACTCGCTCACCGAGAAACAGTGGCTCAAG gCGATAGAGGAGGGCACCTTGGAAGAGATCGAGGAGGAAGTACGGCACAAAAAGACGACCCGGAAGAGGAAGCGGGACCGCGACCCCGACACGGGGCCGTCTACATCTGGGACCCGTGGGGGGAGGGACAAAAATGAGGACAGTAAAAGACAGAAGAAGAGGGGACGGCCCCCGGCCGAGAAGCTGACCCCCAACCCCCCGTCCCTGAccaagaaaatgaaaaagattgtGGATGCTGTCATCAAATACAAAGAGAG CAGTAATGGCCGGCAGCTGAGCGAGGTGTTCATTCAGCTCCCGTCTCGCAAGGAGCTTCCTGAGTACTACGAGCTGATCCGCAAGCCCGTCGACTTCCGCAAGATCAAG GAGCGTATCCGTAGCCACCGCTACCGCAGTTTGAATGATCTGGAGAGAGACGTGATGCTTCTGTGTCAGAACGCCCAGACTTTCAACCTGGAGGGCTCTCTg atttATGAGGACTCCATCGTACTGCAGTCAGTGTTCACCAGCCTGCGGCAGAAGAttgagaaagaggaggagagcgatGGAGACGAcactgaggaagaggacgaggaaCAGGACGAAGGCTCTGAGTCTGAAT cgcGTTCTGTGAAGGTGAAGATTAAACTCGGCCGGAAGGACCGCAGTGTGGAGAGGGGCAAGGGCAGGAGGAAGGGGGGAAGAGCTAGAGCCAAACCTGTGGTCAGCGACGACGATACCGAGGAAGAGCAAGAGGAg GAGCGCTCAAACAGTGCCAGTGAGGAAGACCAGGGATGA